CACCACCCCCATTCAGAATCTTGGTCACTGTCTTCCCCCAGTCTGATATCATCTCTTTTCTGATTGAAAACGGGACAGATGTTAGCCAGTTACCAACGGCTGTGCACTCCTAGGATTTCAGAAAAACTGGAGCACTACTATCTCATACCGAGGATAGGACAGCAGGTCAGCCATGATCGCAGGgacagtgatgaaagaagtcacccCTTGTTCCTGGATGGCGTCAAAGGCAGATTTGGCGTCGAATTTCGGTATCAGGACATGGCAACCTCCGGCCATCAGGATAGCCATGCACGAGGAGATCCCTCCGATATGGCACAGAGGCGCTGTATGCAGGTATACCTGCAGACAGAGGCAAAATATTGGAAGTCATACACTAATGTTTCTCCTGAACTGAAATCGAATTGCATAGTCGTTAACATGACATAAAAATTACGTCAGCGGTTTATCGAATCAGTCAACAACGTCTACATGGCAACGCTGTTTTCAGGGGGAAGCTGTAATATAACGGTATGTGCTTGGATCCTGAAATCATACATCATTCTCACCGTAGCCAACAATGGCAATTTTCGCAAGGGACTGAATGATCAAAGACGTATGGCTTATCGCTACACCCTTTGGCCGCCCAGTGGTTCCTGAATCAGAATACCGTAAGGTTATCAGCTATTTTGTAGCCAAGTTTCTCAATTCAAATTTTATCTTAGTGTAATAGGCAGAAACCGGATACACTTCATGAGGCGAATGTTCAGCTTTTTTGAGGAGAGAGAGTGATTTACCAGATGTGAAGCATATTAGAGCAACATCCCCTGGAGCCGACATGGGTTCCATCATCACCGTAGCTCCTCTCATGCTCCTCTTGATGTGGGCAACGGATTCAACTGAACCAATATGTCCAAGACAAAACTAACCATGTGTAAATGCTACTACTAGATGTGTGTGCAATCTCTTGTAAGGTCCACACTGTTCAATCAATCCAAAAAGGGAAAGAGTTTTCTTGGTCGAGCATGCAAAAACCTTACACTCTGCAACAGCATGGCCGGTCCTGCAAGGATCACCCAGGAGGAGGTAGAGGTCAATGGATGGAAACCTGTCGCTCTCCGTCAGTCGAAGCGCCCAAGATCTGAACGCGCCGTCGAAGACGAACGCCGATGGCTGCACGAGCTCCACCGCGTGTGCCGCCTCCTCGAAGCTCTGGCTCACAAGGGAGACGAAACAGAGCATTTACACTCTTCTGAACCACAAGACAATAACAAACTGGAAAAGTCACGGTAGTAGCTTGCTACTGAAACTGAAAAATCGCAGTCTGAAATTGAAAGGAATACGTACCCAACGGTAGTTGAGAGGGGCGATGATCGCTCCGGCGTAGGTGACGGCGAGGAACAGCTGGACGTACTCGACGCTGCACAGCAATGGCTCATGGCTCAGGGAAAGCAACAACATTTCTGCCGCTCCGGCTCCCTGCGTGTACGTACGTACCTGTTgagggcgacggcggcgacgacgTGGCCCGGGCGCAGGCCGCGGTCGACGAGGCCGGCGGCGAGGCTCCGCACGCCGTCGACGAACTCCGCGCCGGAGAGCCGTCGGCCGCCTGGGCCGGCAGCGGCGACGGTGTCGTCGCCGCGGCAGGCGAGGATCCTGCCGAGGCACTGCGAAATGTGGCCCTGGCAGTGGCGTGGCGGTGGCATCGCCGGCCGGACGGCGCCGTCGACCGAGCGCAACCGAAGCTCCGGTTAGAGACTTTGCAAGTGCATGCAGGTTTGACACGCGCGGCAAGGAGGGAGGAGGAAAGACATATAGCACGAGGACACGAGGGGGAAGTTGCGGCCACAGATTTGTAATGCAGCTGATGACTGACGAGATAGAGATACGCCTGGATAGGGAGGCTGTGCTGACCGCTGACTACCACCTAATGGATAGGCATGTCATCAGTACATTTTTATTTTTAGTGCGAAAAATGTGAGACAAAGTCACTTGTTTAAGCAGGTGTTGACGGTCTCGCGATCGGGTTAGATTTATTTAAACTTTAAAAAACGGTAAACGGTAAGCAGCCGGTTTCTTTGAATTTCAGGTGCCTAGTTTAGAATTATTTCAGGTGCATGTGCTTTCAACTTACCATAGAACACCTGAATCTTTCAACTGACCATAGAACTTGCAGTGCCGTGACACCTGAATCTTGTTTCACACTTGGGGAGGTGAATTATGTGAGCAAGGGCTATATTATAGTACCGAATGATTGTTTCGATGGAGCGTGGTATAACAACACAAAGATGGAAAAACACAGACATAACACGCTCTATGGACCTCGTCCTCGTGTTCTCAACTCTCATTAATCCTCTAGGTTTCTTATGCAACAAGCCATTTCATAAAAGTTTTAGAGGTTTTATCCATTTGTTCCAAAGAGCTCCTTACAAGTTTTACTATCAAATCTTATGATATTTTGCCTAAAAGGCCTCGTTTCAAACATAAGTCGATCTTGAGTCAATTCTGTGTGCCAATGAGGCAATGAATGATTCAGAAATGACGGGCAAGCCACTACAAAAGTTCTCGTGACAAATATTGCATGCCACTACCATTACCACATTTAGGTCTCCCAGTTTCATCCTATCTAGAGCTATCATATTTTTTTCACAAAAAATAACCATTTTGCCAGTGCTCACCTGAATCTTGTTTCACAACCATTACGACATTTAGGTCTCCCCAGTTTCATCCTATCTAAATTTTTCACAAAATAATCATTTTGCCAGTATCCTATCTAGAGCTTATCATATTTTTTCACAAAATAACCATTTTGCCTGTATCCTATCTAGAACTTATCATATTTTTTTCACAAAATAACCATTTTTGCTTATCATATTTTTTGCCACAAAATAACCATTTTGCCAGTGCTAACCAGGGGAGGTGAATTATGTGAGCAATTTAAAACTTGGCAGTGCTGAAGCACTTGGGTAAGTGAATTATGTGAGCAATTTAACCCAAAAGATTAGAGCATCGATTTTTCCATCTTCTACCTCCAATTCTCCAAAGATTACCATTAGAGCATCGATTTTTCCATCTTCTACCTCCAATTCTCCAAAGATGAGCATCAATTTTTTCCATCTTCTACCTCCAATTCTCCAAACCGATTCTAGTAGGATCTCCAATTCTCCAAACCAGGATCTCCAATTCTCCAAACCGATTCTAGTAGGATTGGTAAACAGCAAGCAAATCTGAGAATAACATATGCAAATACCCACAAAAACAAGCTCACAAAACCAAGAAGAGCAAGTGACACAACACATGTACTTAACATTAAGGAGATAACATTGTCGATTACACACTATAGGTGGACACCAACATAGTTTTGTCTACTTAAAACATAATGCGCTAAAATAATGGGAAACAGTACTGTGTCCTTCATAAGCAAAAGCCAAAACTTGCAGCAGATTGACGATAACAGCAGCTCTAGTCGTCGAACAGGCTGAAGCCCATTTCCTCGTCCGACTCCTCTTCCGGCTCtggagccttctcttcctccttcggAGCAGCTGCAGCACCAGAGTCCGCACCAGCAACCGGGGCAGCAACAGCGAACTTGCTTGGGTCCTGCAAGCCAAACACAAAATTAGAACAGCTTAAAACATCAACTTTCAAAACAACACTATCATGACCTAATGATACAGTACATATGGGCAAATGAACGTAGATATGCATCGTAATTAAAAGCAGAGTTATACAAGAGCTTAAATCGCTCAAAATAATTGCCAAAGCACAAGTGAACATATGTTACCTTGAGGTACTCCTTGATCTTGTCAGCATGTGGGTACGAGTAGTCTGTCTCCACAGCAACAGCAAGCACATTCTTGTACCCATTGATGAACATGTGTGGCACAGCAGCAAGGGTCGGGTACGAGATTGCCAGGGACAGAGAGGCAACCATGGATACACCAGTGGCAAACTTCTCAATCAGGTCCTCCTCAGAAAGGTCAAGCACCTCAGGGCTGAACACAGACCCATCCTCATAGACACTGGTGACCTGAAGACCGTATGAGAAGGGGCGGATACCCAGCTTAGCGAGCAGGGCAGACTCAGATGAGCCCACCTTGTCACCCTTCTTGATCAGCTCCACAGGGGTGATAATTTCCACAGTACCCTTGTTAATCTTGGTGGGGATGTTAAGCACCTGAAACAAATGACGAGTGAGAAATTTGCCATTGTGTGCTAGCATTTAACTGTGACAAAGGTATTGCTCCCAGGCTCACCTGGAAGAAAGAGGTCTGGGAGGGATCCAGCCCAGTGTTGCCAGGGGGAACAACAACATCAACTGGAGCAACCAGACCAACACGGGCAGGGGCCCCAACCTGGAGAAAAAAACACAAGAATTTGCATTACTATTCGATCTATAGCTCGACATTGATACTGTATCTGTAACAGAAACAATACTAAACACCATCAGTGTTGCAACACATATATACTTCCACATAATGCCTAACAATAACATAGATATGTAACATGAAAAAactgaattgttatgcctctatcaGAGATTTTTCCCAATTCTTATAAAGGAATAACAGACATAGATGTGAACTTAAATTTAGTCTGACAAGTTCAACAAGCGATATCCCAATAATGTACAAGCTTTTATAGCTAAGTTACCATCAGAATGTGAAATGATACTATGAATATAGAATTTTCAAAACATACTAACACAAACAATTTGCAACTATATCCAATGTAAGAGAATAGCGTAACTGACCACCATCTACGGATGCCAAAGACAAACTATAAACACGTACCATCACGTACTATCAGTGAACTAGGTGCTGTACCAAAATACAATCAGGTGACTGACCCAAGTAACACCCAGAGTTATATCCTGACAACTCGACGTGAATTTAGATCTACTACATGTGACATCTCTCCAGACGTAGATTTGCATACAAAAAATAAATTTTGTGCTGTGAGGCATCGAGCTACTACTCCGAGCAAATAAGCTTGCAGTGACGAGCAGCAAATCGTAGTACATCTCGCAAGCTATTAAAAAATAATGACCGCATTGACAGGTAACAGCAAACAACAGGTGCCGGAAAAACTAAGTATTCACCTTGTACTTGGCGACCTCCTCGCGCACCTCCTTGAGGTCTCCTTTGGTGAAGATGAGGCCGACGTTGCCGACGAGGAGGTCCATGAGCGGGTCAAAGGTGTGGTTCCCGGTCTTCTCGGCGTAGACCTTGATGCAGCGCCTGATGAGCGTGTTCTTGCCCATGAGCACCACCGAGTCGCCCCTGAGGCCCCGGCGGATGTCCTGGAGCTGCTTGGAGCCGACGTTGTCGGCGAGGGCGATGAGCACCTTGGTGTACTCATCGAGCAGGCTGCACAGCTTCTTGTCGTACGCGATCTTCTTCTCCGCCTTGGTCCGCTTGATCGCCATCGCTGCAGAGGAACGCTAACCCTAGCTGGGGAACGGATCTGTGGCGGGGGAGGTGGGGGTACAAGGAGGAGGACCAAGCCTTCGTGAAGGGCAAGGCGGACGGcttgcggcggcggcgtcgcTTTAACCTAGCTGATAAGCGGCGGCGGCCGTGGCTTTTATAGGGTTGGAGGAGCAGGGGCGCTAGGGTTTCCTCCTTCTGTGGCGGCCAAGATGGGCCTGCCTGTTGCTGGGCTCCTGTGGTCGTAGCTCGGCTGGCCTTCTTTTGCATACAGCCCAGTCATGATGACTAGAAGGCCTAGCAAAGTGTGGCggacaaaaaaaaaatgttaATTAGGGTATGTCCAATCCACAAACGCTTAAATGTGCTCTTAAAAAAAAGAGAATAATCAAGCAATTGCATAAGAGCCTTAATCTACAATGGAAAAAAAAGTAAAACTTGCGTGCTAATCTACTTATCCATTCTTAAAACCGTCACTTTTCAAACTACAAAATCTCCCGGCGCTGATTGCCTGTTTGAGCAGATGCCTGTGCCAAGCGCCTGTCCAAATGTACGCGGTGGCAAAAATAAAAATACTGAACCGCTAATTAGCGCCGCCTCAAGCGCCGGTGTTGTACCTAGCCTTAGCACTAAgtccgcttctcttataatccgtacttttcagcttcttttttcagcaggaatagtatttttccctcacagcaaatcagccggaacagtgttttgccttgttttttcagcaaagcgaacggggcctaaaaaAACTAAGCTCCCATAGCTGTGGTCGATGCTTCATAGACTCGCAGCCGCCGCCCACGAGAGTAGCGCAGCGCATGACTCTGTAGTCGTCCACTCCTGACCGTAACCATGATCGGAATTTATTAGCACTCCTTTCATCTATCGCTCCATAGGCCCATACAGTTCTAGATAAGATTACGTTCcttataaatattattatttatttatctagtAATAGTCCACTAATAATCCACTTTTTTCATAAAAAAACTTTTTATCTTCCCACAATCGTAAATATGTTGTTCGTCTCATCTCTAAACCAAGAGGATTATAGTTCTCAAAATCCTCTTGGTTCAAGGATGAAATGAATAGGGTCTAAAGAGGAGGTTACACCTCTTTTAATAAAATGGGCTTCACAATGGCTATCTTCTTGCTTGCCTTGTGTCATGACTGTAACAATGGCCACTTCCTGAGCTACCAAATCAAAGCGCTAGTAAGTCGTCCTCATCCACCGAGATCTTGCACCGCTAGAATCGATGCCGATGGAAGCGACCTCTCTTGTTGACTAAGATTGGGGGGTTACGCtctcctgaaaggtcctaatggctagatgggTTGAATAGCGTATTaagaatttctacaacaatacttagcaaaccggttagacaaatatgaggtgaagcgagtgttgcactagcctactaaaaatacaagacacctaccacaattctagtttctatagtctctatccacacaatggctatgtcactacactaaattagtgtgctctcaaagactaactaagagccacactaaccaaactaacgagctctcacgactagctacactaaagagcttggcaactagtttacggtaatataaagagagagagcaagatggttataccgccgagtcgaggaatgaaccaatcaatcacaagaatgaaaatcaatcacctcggaatcaaataatgacataatgatttttttaacgaggttcacttgcttgtcgacaagctagtcctcgttgtggcgattcactcgcttggaggttcatgcgctaattggcatcacacgtcaaaccctcaatagggtgccgcacaaccaacacaagatgaggatcacataagccacgagcaatttactagagtaccttttagctctccgccgagaaaggtcaagaacccctcacaatcaccgctaTCGGagttggagacaatcaccaaccttcactcgacgatcctcgctgctccaagccgtctaggtggtggcaaccaccaaaagtaacaagcgaatcctacagcgaaacacaaacaccaagtgtctctaaagtaaacactcaagcaatgtacttagattcactcccaatctcacaaagatgatgaatcaatgatagagatgactaggagggctttggctaagctcacaaggttgctatatcaatgcaaataaccaagagagtgagctagagccggccacacgcctttaaatagagcccccaacgaaatagagccgttggctctgtaaggaaaatagaccctaggctcatttactttggattttggtgtttgatgaccaatacaaccaaattggactaatgaatttgcaagtgattattttgtagttcaataggatgtaagacgtgacttggacgaaggcgacgtgatgatccgataatcaacaccataagcaagaccttagaagcacaagagaagacccaagatatcaagtaaagtccaagcacgaagatagcaaccaagccggacgcaagatcatgaagaaacgagctcagagGTGACaggacgctgcataggacgctacacaggacgctccgatgcacaggacgctgcaccgaacgctccgatcaagaggctcggcaacagcagagtcaacagcagcgaccggacgctgcaccggacgctgcacaggacgctgcatcggacgctgcataggacgctgagtgccagagttcggtcaacaccagtaaggttctagagagccattttcgtgatcggacatgtccggtcagtgctgaccggacgctggttagagtccgatcagtagtataaaagcgagatttcgtccccaacggctactttctcagtggggcttataaatagacccctcaaccggccatttgagtagggtggagctgaggaaacatatcaaggatgttgatacaccattttagtgatcttcacttgcatattgcttagtgattcattaggtgattagcgtaggtgcttaggttgattagaccaccatttatgcgcttgctctaggtttaggcctagtgtttagtgaggtttacatacctcttaccactcggtgcttgtgagcaccattgttgtacattggaggagcTTTTAGTCTTGCGAAAttacaccaaccatgtttgtggtgtggccgccaccgtgtaccggaggaaacaaggcccgcggcatttcggccggaagcttgatagtgaagacggcggggagcatctgggagagccttgccggaaggcacgtcgaagacccacttgcgcgtggggaaggcccgaggctatccacagagttacccgaccgggagcttggcccttacgagagattccttgcgaggggcttcaacgagaactaggggaagcttacgcgcttctcgatacctcggtaaaaataccagagtcgtcgacgagagtttgcatatctctaccttgctctttagcttccgcatttacattgattgaattactccttttgcggtagagatagtaatacactagcaaaaccgtagttgcacatttagatagtttatcttttgcataggttttgctaaggttagaaaaagaggtcatagtttagagttagaattttaagttgcctaattcaccctcctcttaggcTTTATAGTCCCTTCAATTGGCATCAGAGCCGGTTGActtaatttggacctttggcttaaacgccattgagccgacgctatttagagtggttgggatggatacctctaggcatccatactttgacggcactaacttctcttactataaggctagaatggcttgccaccttgaggcggttgatttgggtgtatggagagtcactcatgacgggatgaaacccatcaaaaatcccaaaaaacccacaaagagtgatgaaaaagaaatgcatttcaatgttagagctaaaaattgcttgtttgaatcatttagcatggatgtgtttaaccaagtgttcactttaaatacggcacatgaaatttggttaaaactccaagagctctatgacggaacaagtaatgtccgtgagcaaaaacattgtctagctaaacaaaattatgattcctttacaatgaatgatgatgagcttattcgtgatatgtattcttgtttgaatctaattatcaatgagctccattcaataggattaataaaacTAGATGatacggacatcgtgaggaagatcatctttgtgctaccacaaaagaaatatgcaagcatcatcaccatccttcacaatatggaggacttgagcaccatgaccccgggcatagtcattagcaagatagtggcatttgaaatgtcacgtaagatgggtctagaagaagcttcttcatcaagcaaagacaaagctctcgcatgtagcgagaaaaagaagatgaagggcaagcaagttgagacaagctcaagctcatgctcctcaagtgaagatgaagaagaagatgaggacgatgatgatgatgatgattcaagtgatgatgatcaatcttcctcctccacctttgaccttgataaagaatcaatcaaattaatcaacaaggtggagaagatgatccaaaggctcaatgtcaagggtgtgcccatccaaattcaagatctcattttcaccaatcaaagaaatgagcaaagaaagagaggatgctatggatacggTGAGTTagagcactttgtggaagtttgtccaaacaagcccacacccaagacaaagaaggcatgcaagaaccaagccctcacatcaataagatcatgggatgattcttcaagtgaagaacaccatcacaagaggcgagaccgcaagcactcatcatcaagctcttctcgtatgtgccttatggcatgaggtaacgaaagctcatcctctagtgagagtgatagtgatgatgatatgccttcttatgataaaattgtgcaacaaaatcttaattatgctaaagtttgcactagtcaacaaaagaagctcaaaagtttaaaagaaaaactagatagttcacaagaagcatacaaaactttgcttgaataatataaggactttgcaaatctcaatgttgaactatctactaaaattgagcaacttaaggctagtgcaacaacaaatgaatgcacaatcaatgatgagcaacttgtaaagaaaaataaaaaaattaaaagaaaattagctagctcacaagatgcttataaaagtttgcttgcaaaaatggaaaccatgtgcaaacattatgatgagctaactaataaagttgctaatattgaagccgttagtacaacccctaCTAAGGCATTTaaaaaaagttctatctttaacatgtctaaaaggatgcctctacttcttgtaatgatttatgtttagactcacctttgtgcaactaagtttgtgttgagaaagttattgtagatacatgcacacaagaggttgcaaaggagaatgagcaactcaagcaagaagtagctcgcctcaccaaggacttgactcaagtgaaaggcaaggcgaagcaaacccaacttcatcaagataacaccgtaaagggagtgaagaagcttgatgaaggacaaaccgtggtttgttacgtgtgccacaaggaaggtcacaagtcctatgagtgcaaggtgaagaatgggggaggagcaaagaagaaagagaagaagcaaacaagcaagctctccaacacctacaccaacaaggtggacaagaaggcctccacaccttatctcttgaagaagaagaaaaatgacaaggtggtggctatcaaggtgaacaagcaagccaacaatggggtcaaacgcttttgggtgccaaaggagattatttccaacatgaggagcaccaagaaggtttggatcccgaaagggaagtgagaagtccaatggactttggggaatttggagacttggtaaagtatgggtgcatttcatggggtgcatcatgatggataaaatcattgccaagtgggttagtgaatactatggacccatattcccctttccatgttaggtaactagatgtcattactctCAATTGGTACTTCCTTTAAGTAGTATTTCTTACAAAGTGGTATCCTTAAGCATCTAGTtgtttttcatgcctaggtttgcatttgcatgcttatatcttttgtcatgcatatactaggtatatcttatggtaggcttgctcagtttcattcttaacccttggagcaaacctacatggtttaaaattgtttaggagcacgacacatagcttgtcttacaattgttcatctaatatgtgccaaagtcc
This DNA window, taken from Miscanthus floridulus cultivar M001 chromosome 13, ASM1932011v1, whole genome shotgun sequence, encodes the following:
- the LOC136501394 gene encoding 2-succinylbenzoate--CoA ligase, chloroplastic/peroxisomal-like isoform X1 → MPPPRHCQGHISQCLGRILACRGDDTVAAAGPGGRRLSGAEFVDGVRSLAAGLVDRGLRPGHVVAAVALNSVEYVQLFLAVTYAGAIIAPLNYRWSFEEAAHAVELVQPSAFVFDGAFRSWALRLTESDRFPSIDLYLLLGDPCRTGHAVAEFESVAHIKRSMRGATVMMEPMSAPGDVALICFTSGTTGRPKGVAISHTSLIIQSLAKIAIVGYGENDVYLHTAPLCHIGGISSCMAILMAGGCHVLIPKFDAKSAFDAIQEQGVTSFITVPAIMADLLSYPRKEMISDWGKTVTKILNGGGGLSLDQINEASQLFPHAAIFSAYGMTEACSSLTFMALNIPKLQEPKNQPGSHYGGVCVGKPAPHVEIRIGMDDNSTSSSPTGNILTRGLHTMVGYWANNKVDSSDCVRNGWLDTGDTGWMDKAGNLWLMGRQKGRIKTGGENVYPEEVELVLSQHPGVAGVVVVGAPDSRLGEKVIACVSIKDGWKWVDARTKHQGKGKEVSPQILHEHCRTKKLSRFKVPRSYHQWRQPFPVTTTGKIKREELKREILAAIQLPSNL
- the LOC136500481 gene encoding large ribosomal subunit protein uL10, encoding MAIKRTKAEKKIAYDKKLCSLLDEYTKVLIALADNVGSKQLQDIRRGLRGDSVVLMGKNTLIRRCIKVYAEKTGNHTFDPLMDLLVGNVGLIFTKGDLKEVREEVAKYKVGAPARVGLVAPVDVVVPPGNTGLDPSQTSFFQVLNIPTKINKGTVEIITPVELIKKGDKVGSSESALLAKLGIRPFSYGLQVTSVYEDGSVFSPEVLDLSEEDLIEKFATGVSMVASLSLAISYPTLAAVPHMFINGYKNVLAVAVETDYSYPHADKIKEYLKDPSKFAVAAPVAGADSGAAAAPKEEEKAPEPEEESDEEMGFSLFDD